Within Oleomonas cavernae, the genomic segment GGCGACGCCGGGCAATGCCGACGCCATCGCCTGCCGCGTGTTCCTGCTCGGCGAGGGCTCCTCGCCCGCGGCCTGCTGGTGTTCGAAGGCACGGTGCAGCTCGGGCCGCCTACCCGCCGCCCCGGCACCGCAGCCGCTCGCCGCCGCAGGCCTGAAGCCGCCGCACATCCACCTGCCGGGCCAGCTCTACGGCACGGCATGTTCCACGGGCCGCGCCTGCAGGGTGTCACCCGCATCGACGGCTACGGCGAGCAGGGCATCGTCGCCGAGCTGGTCACGATCCCGGTGCATGACTACTTCAGCGGCACGAGCGCGCCGCGCTTCCAGCTCGACGCCGCGATACTCGACGCCGCGGGCCAGCTCGCCGGCTTCTGGCTGCGCGAGCGCAACCCCGGCGTGCCCAACTGCTTCCCGTTCCGCGTGAAGCGGCTGTCGCTGTACGCGCCGCCGCCGGCCCCGGGCCAGCGCTACAGCTGCCACGGCGCCATCACCCTGCCGAGCCCGACCGTGCTGGAAGCACGCTGGGACGTCATCGGCGCCGACGGCCGCCTGCTGCTGCGCGCCGAGGGCTGGGACGACCGCGTGTTCAGCGGCGACGAGCGCTTCTTCGGCTTCCGCCTCGACCGGGCCACGCCCGCCTGTCCGAGCCGGCCCTGGCCGGCACGCTGCCGGCGGAGCTGTGCCTGCGCAAGCTCGAGCCGCTGCCGGAAGGCACGCTCGACGAGGGCGGCACGATCTGGAAGCGCATGCTCGCCCACATGGTGCTGGGCCGCGCCGAACGCGCACGCTTCAATGCCCTGCCGCAGCAGGGTCCGCGCCGCGAGGAGTGG encodes:
- a CDS encoding polyketide synthase dehydratase domain-containing protein; amino-acid sequence: MFHGPRLQGVTRIDGYGEQGIVAELVTIPVHDYFSGTSAPRFQLDAAILDAAGQLAGFWLRERNPGVPNCFPFRVKRLSLYAPPPAPGQRYSCHGAITLPSPTVLEARWDVIGADGRLLLRAEGWDDRVFSGDERFFGFRLDRATPACPSRPWPARCRRSCACASSSRCRKARSTRAARSGSACSPTWCWAAPNAHASMPCRSRVRAARSG